The following proteins come from a genomic window of Chryseobacterium glaciei:
- a CDS encoding FKBP-type peptidyl-prolyl cis-trans isomerase: MTIENNHVVAVKYILHTIEEGGSKILVEETTNENPLIFLYGMGMMIPKFEQNILGLKAGDKAAFVIQPEEAYGEKQPDAIAQLPIDMFKEAGIPPVGVILPLSDNEGNNFQAFVVEVTPEFVVADLNHPMAGKVLDFQVEILNTRPATEEELSHGHAHGVDGNEAH, encoded by the coding sequence ATGACAATTGAAAACAATCATGTTGTAGCTGTAAAGTACATACTTCACACTATCGAAGAGGGTGGAAGTAAAATTCTTGTAGAAGAAACAACAAACGAAAATCCACTTATATTCTTATACGGTATGGGAATGATGATTCCTAAGTTTGAACAAAATATCCTTGGTTTGAAAGCTGGTGATAAAGCAGCTTTTGTAATTCAGCCGGAAGAAGCTTACGGTGAAAAACAACCGGATGCTATTGCTCAATTGCCAATAGATATGTTTAAAGAAGCTGGAATTCCTCCTGTAGGAGTTATTTTGCCTTTATCTGATAATGAAGGGAATAATTTCCAGGCATTTGTAGTAGAGGTAACTCCAGAATTTGTTGTGGCAGACCTTAACCACCCAATGGCTGGGAAAGTTTTAGATTTCCAGGTAGAAATTTTAAACACACGTCCTGCGACAGAAGAAGAGTTATCTCACGGTCACGCTCATGGAGTTGATGGAAACGAAGCTCACTAA
- a CDS encoding GIN domain-containing protein — protein MKSTTIFIFSAFVLLSSCNDKHESNREDKSNWVDKVTNKDHGPGKEKQYTGDFDEIEVSQAISAEIIKSETERVVVYAPANIIDDILIDKIGSKVHIHYKSGIRVMNGHNVKAKIYVKDFSKLIANSAASITVNDKFTQEKTDIEVSSAASVTGDLEANKFEISADSSSSFEGKIWAVDLDVEASSAASISISGKAKNVDLSSSSGSSLSAKDFIADNLKVEASSGASVEVGATSSIDAEASSGGSVNVYKKGNVTDIKKDESSGGSVTIQ, from the coding sequence ATGAAATCAACAACTATTTTTATTTTTTCGGCCTTCGTCTTATTATCCTCGTGTAATGATAAACATGAGAGCAACAGAGAAGACAAAAGCAATTGGGTAGATAAGGTAACTAATAAAGACCACGGTCCAGGCAAGGAAAAACAATATACAGGTGATTTTGATGAAATCGAAGTTTCTCAAGCTATCAGCGCTGAAATTATAAAATCTGAAACGGAAAGAGTAGTGGTTTACGCACCTGCCAATATTATCGATGACATATTAATTGATAAAATCGGAAGTAAGGTACACATTCATTATAAATCCGGAATCAGAGTAATGAATGGACATAATGTTAAAGCTAAAATTTACGTTAAAGATTTCTCTAAACTGATTGCTAATTCTGCAGCAAGTATTACAGTAAACGATAAATTTACCCAAGAAAAAACAGATATTGAAGTATCAAGCGCAGCAAGTGTGACTGGAGATTTAGAAGCTAATAAATTTGAAATTTCCGCAGACAGCAGTAGTAGTTTTGAAGGAAAAATCTGGGCAGTTGATTTAGATGTAGAAGCATCTTCAGCAGCAAGCATCAGTATTTCCGGAAAGGCTAAAAATGTTGACCTTAGTTCTTCTTCGGGAAGTAGTCTTTCTGCAAAAGATTTTATTGCTGATAATCTAAAAGTTGAGGCTTCAAGCGGCGCAAGCGTTGAGGTAGGTGCAACATCAAGCATAGATGCAGAAGCTTCATCAGGCGGAAGTGTAAATGTTTACAAAAAAGGAAATGTTACAGACATCAAAAAAGATGAAAGCAGTGGCGGAAGCGTTACTATTCAATAA
- a CDS encoding sensor histidine kinase, with product MKKLWPHIILIPLLLTIPIVSSPDFDGTLSVFRVSPFQREFIRFVLIIIFFYLNLLIFLPKFYSKKKYSAFVVCVVISFIIMVFLPYYFTSENLLDTQQASPMPMPQHEMFPPNGNMPPPPMDGQQPFQNFGHRNDGSYYQMIFSSLLPFLFSFLSSLFIYRNNEKKELERSKAKAELLNLKYQLQPHFLFNILNSIYSLALLKSDDAPNGILKLSNVMRYVVQESSKDFVELSKEIEYLKDYIALQLVRTDSSLDFTYTEIGETKDLKIAPFILVNFIENAFKYGFNAAENSKISVKVIVQEDILSFTVFNNVVNHHITDENSLKVGLKNTIEHLNQVYADKHTLTITNNVLTYEVDLKINLT from the coding sequence ATGAAAAAACTATGGCCGCATATTATACTGATTCCATTGCTGTTAACTATACCTATAGTTTCTTCTCCGGATTTTGATGGTACGTTGTCTGTTTTCAGGGTTTCTCCTTTTCAGAGAGAGTTTATTCGTTTTGTTTTAATTATTATCTTTTTCTATTTAAACTTACTTATTTTTCTTCCGAAATTCTACAGCAAGAAAAAATATTCAGCTTTTGTTGTCTGTGTGGTGATAAGCTTTATCATCATGGTTTTTTTACCTTATTATTTTACTTCTGAAAATTTGTTGGATACACAACAGGCTTCACCAATGCCGATGCCTCAACATGAAATGTTTCCACCAAATGGAAATATGCCACCACCGCCAATGGATGGACAGCAGCCGTTTCAAAATTTCGGACACAGAAATGACGGTTCTTATTATCAGATGATTTTTTCCTCTCTCCTTCCTTTTTTATTTTCTTTTTTGTCGTCACTTTTTATTTATCGAAATAATGAAAAGAAAGAATTGGAAAGATCAAAAGCCAAAGCCGAATTATTAAATTTAAAATATCAACTGCAGCCCCATTTTTTGTTTAATATTTTAAACTCTATTTACTCATTAGCTTTACTAAAATCTGATGATGCTCCCAATGGAATTTTGAAACTTTCGAATGTGATGCGATATGTTGTTCAGGAAAGCAGTAAAGATTTTGTTGAACTAAGCAAAGAAATTGAGTATTTAAAGGATTATATCGCACTTCAATTAGTGAGAACAGACAGCAGTTTAGATTTCACTTACACTGAAATCGGTGAAACTAAAGATCTTAAAATTGCACCTTTTATTTTGGTTAATTTTATAGAAAATGCTTTTAAATATGGCTTTAATGCTGCCGAGAATTCAAAAATATCTGTGAAAGTGATTGTTCAGGAAGATATTTTAAGTTTTACGGTTTTTAATAATGTTGTCAATCATCACATTACAGATGAAAACAGTTTAAAAGTTGGTTTAAAAAACACAATTGAGCATCTTAATCAGGTTTATGCTGACAAACATACGCTGACAATTACTAACAATGTCTTGACTTATGAAGTTGATTTAAAAATTAATTTAACATAA
- a CDS encoding YchJ family protein yields MNCPCCSGKPYEECCQPYHTGEKNAPTAEALMRSRFSAFAIPNGKYLMETTSPSKRQFHNTKDLQEWGEINEWTKLEIVDKPSVSKVEFKAFYTDEDGQEQVHHELSKFKMIQNRWFYVSGEFLE; encoded by the coding sequence ATGAATTGTCCCTGCTGCTCAGGAAAACCTTACGAAGAATGTTGTCAACCTTACCACACAGGAGAAAAAAATGCGCCGACAGCTGAGGCTTTGATGCGTTCAAGGTTTTCTGCATTTGCGATTCCGAATGGAAAATATTTAATGGAAACAACATCTCCAAGCAAAAGACAATTTCATAATACAAAAGATTTGCAGGAATGGGGAGAAATTAATGAATGGACAAAACTGGAAATTGTGGATAAACCTTCTGTCAGCAAAGTTGAATTTAAAGCATTTTATACTGACGAAGACGGTCAAGAGCAAGTTCATCATGAATTATCAAAATTCAAAATGATACAAAACCGTTGGTTTTATGTGAGTGGAGAATTTTTAGAATAA
- a CDS encoding LytR/AlgR family response regulator transcription factor, translating to MIKAIALDDEILALKIIENYAGKIENLSLEKVFNIQSDAQKYLNKFPVDLIFLDIEMPSKNGLDFYKNISQNTKVIFTTAYSEYAVDAFNINAVDYLLKPFSFERFKSAVEKVKINTENDEVKHLSIRADYKLHKINFNDILLIEGLDDYIQIHLKDNSKITARSSMKNIMEKLSEKDFVRVHRSYIVPVNNIKTIVNRNIHIGDFIIPIGETYKEEVMRIVNK from the coding sequence ATGATAAAAGCCATCGCTTTGGACGACGAAATTCTTGCCCTGAAAATTATTGAGAATTATGCCGGAAAAATTGAAAATCTTTCGCTGGAAAAGGTTTTCAATATACAAAGTGATGCTCAAAAATATCTCAATAAATTTCCTGTTGACCTCATCTTTTTAGATATTGAAATGCCATCCAAAAACGGTCTGGATTTTTACAAAAATATTTCCCAAAACACAAAAGTGATCTTTACGACTGCCTATTCTGAATATGCGGTTGATGCTTTTAACATCAATGCTGTAGATTATTTATTGAAGCCTTTTTCTTTTGAAAGATTCAAGTCAGCTGTTGAAAAAGTAAAGATCAATACAGAAAATGATGAAGTAAAACATTTGTCTATCCGCGCAGATTATAAGCTTCATAAGATCAATTTTAATGACATTCTATTGATTGAAGGTTTGGATGATTATATTCAGATTCATTTAAAAGATAATTCTAAAATTACAGCACGTTCTTCCATGAAAAATATTATGGAAAAGCTTTCTGAAAAGGATTTTGTGCGGGTTCACCGTTCTTATATTGTTCCTGTAAATAATATTAAAACTATTGTTAATCGTAATATTCACATTGGGGATTTTATTATTCCTATTGGGGAAACTTATAAAGAAGAGGTGATGAGGATTGTGAATAAGTAA
- a CDS encoding T9SS type A sorting domain-containing protein has product MKKIYPNPFLNEIIFPLVLNERAVVSIELIDEEGRVFKILHEQELLKGKHKIKITKNQLKSGIYSVKIIIENSKGTSIENTKVAIH; this is encoded by the coding sequence GTGAAAAAAATTTACCCAAATCCCTTTCTTAATGAAATTATTTTTCCTCTTGTTTTAAATGAAAGAGCAGTTGTAAGTATAGAATTAATTGATGAAGAAGGACGAGTTTTTAAAATACTTCATGAACAGGAACTTTTAAAGGGAAAACATAAAATTAAGATCACTAAAAATCAATTAAAATCGGGCATCTATTCCGTGAAAATTATAATAGAAAATTCTAAAGGAACATCTATAGAAAATACTAAAGTTGCCATTCATTAG
- a CDS encoding VF530 family DNA-binding protein — translation MHEKAKDPLHGKRLDAILEELVEYYDGFENLGQQINIKCFTDNPSINSSLKFLRKTDWARTKVESLYLYVLRQKKKNEPKSEN, via the coding sequence ATGCACGAAAAAGCGAAAGACCCTTTACACGGAAAAAGACTCGATGCTATTCTTGAAGAGCTGGTAGAATATTACGATGGATTTGAGAATTTGGGACAGCAGATCAATATCAAATGTTTCACGGATAATCCGAGCATCAATTCTTCTCTGAAATTTTTACGAAAAACCGATTGGGCAAGAACAAAAGTTGAAAGCCTCTATCTTTATGTACTAAGACAGAAAAAAAAGAACGAACCCAAAAGTGAAAACTAA
- a CDS encoding NAD(P)H-dependent oxidoreductase: protein MKKTLVVFAHPYLEHSNSNVELINFYVRHQHFTLRDLYEEYPDFHIAAFRERKRLKNYDRFIFQFPIIWFGIPPLLRLWVDEVFDRDWLKEGENNPLEGKEVYILVTTGGKERSFTKTGTYKYTIDELISGLIVSLNVFKADIKNIKIVYEANKLSKKEIILHKKEFVELLNQ from the coding sequence ATGAAGAAGACGTTGGTAGTTTTTGCGCATCCTTATTTAGAGCACTCAAACTCAAATGTAGAGCTCATTAATTTCTATGTTCGTCACCAACATTTTACCCTTAGAGATCTTTACGAAGAATATCCTGATTTTCACATTGCAGCTTTCAGAGAAAGAAAACGACTGAAAAATTATGATCGTTTTATTTTCCAATTCCCTATTATTTGGTTCGGAATTCCACCTTTATTAAGATTATGGGTTGATGAAGTTTTCGATCGCGATTGGCTGAAAGAAGGCGAGAACAATCCACTCGAAGGCAAAGAAGTTTACATCCTCGTAACCACAGGCGGAAAAGAAAGATCTTTTACCAAAACCGGAACTTATAAATATACAATTGATGAACTCATCAGCGGTTTGATCGTTTCCTTAAATGTTTTCAAAGCTGATATTAAAAACATCAAAATCGTTTACGAAGCCAATAAACTCTCAAAAAAAGAGATCATTTTACATAAAAAAGAATTTGTAGAACTCCTGAATCAATAA
- a CDS encoding TPM domain-containing protein, with amino-acid sequence MRLRSLKIVFLFLLICFYSFVSAQYTIPAKPAVLYPVFDEANILSQQEKDQLNNKLIKFADSTSTEIEVIIIRSSKGEDVNFLATMFGEKWGIGKKGVDNGVVFLIATEDHTMSIQQGRAVEQYLTASVAGQILDYIVTPNFKQGQWYEGINRGTSAIMEAVQGEFKPAAPESGGSGSTLKILLIAFVIFIILIILFGNKGGGRGGNNDDDDVILSRRGRSNYPGGFFPFPGSFGGGGFGGGSSGGGGGFGGFGGGGSFGGGGASGGW; translated from the coding sequence ATGAGATTACGTTCTCTTAAAATAGTATTTTTATTTTTATTGATTTGCTTTTACAGTTTTGTATCAGCACAATATACTATTCCTGCAAAGCCTGCGGTTTTGTATCCTGTTTTTGATGAAGCCAATATCCTTAGTCAACAGGAAAAGGATCAGCTTAATAACAAACTAATTAAGTTCGCAGATTCTACCTCAACAGAGATTGAAGTTATTATTATTCGTTCTTCAAAAGGAGAAGATGTGAATTTTCTGGCGACAATGTTTGGCGAAAAATGGGGAATCGGAAAAAAAGGTGTTGACAATGGTGTAGTTTTCTTAATTGCAACAGAAGATCACACGATGTCTATCCAGCAAGGAAGAGCGGTTGAACAATATTTAACAGCATCAGTTGCCGGACAGATCTTAGATTATATTGTTACTCCCAATTTCAAACAAGGACAATGGTATGAAGGTATCAATCGTGGTACCTCAGCTATTATGGAAGCTGTGCAGGGGGAATTTAAACCTGCTGCTCCAGAAAGTGGCGGAAGTGGAAGTACTTTAAAAATACTGCTCATTGCATTTGTTATCTTTATTATTCTCATCATTTTATTCGGAAATAAAGGTGGCGGAAGAGGCGGAAACAATGACGATGATGACGTAATTCTCTCCAGAAGAGGTCGCAGCAATTATCCGGGTGGATTCTTTCCTTTCCCGGGAAGTTTTGGAGGAGGTGGCTTTGGTGGTGGAAGTTCCGGCGGAGGCGGCGGTTTTGGAGGCTTCGGCGGTGGCGGAAGTTTTGGAGGCGGTGGCGCTTCGGGTGGTTGGTAA
- a CDS encoding intradiol ring-cleavage dioxygenase: MKTMNRKSFLRSLGLAGVTAVAAPLLIHCGSDDDVIDSSGTSSGSSTGCSVTNSETEGPFPTKTPSSLVQSNIISDRTGVPFTIAITIQNVNASCANLQGALVDIWHCDKDGNYSEYGGTGMQSTNYTSVHFLRGRQTTDANGKVNFTSIFPGWYNGRATHIHVHVYNAAGQSLLVTQIAFPEASDSAVVQVGASTGYKGMSGYTYNSNDNVFSDGTSNEMSSISGSVSGGFALTHTIKVSA; this comes from the coding sequence ATGAAAACAATGAATAGAAAGTCCTTTTTAAGAAGTCTGGGTTTAGCAGGCGTAACAGCAGTTGCAGCTCCTCTTTTAATCCATTGTGGAAGCGATGATGACGTTATAGATTCTTCCGGTACGTCATCAGGATCATCTACAGGATGTTCGGTAACCAATTCTGAAACAGAAGGTCCGTTTCCTACAAAAACGCCGTCAAGTTTGGTTCAGAGTAATATTATAAGCGACAGAACCGGAGTTCCTTTTACGATTGCCATTACAATTCAGAATGTTAATGCAAGCTGTGCCAATTTACAAGGTGCTCTTGTGGATATCTGGCATTGCGATAAAGACGGAAATTATTCTGAATATGGCGGAACAGGAATGCAGTCTACAAACTACACATCGGTTCATTTTTTAAGAGGAAGACAGACTACGGATGCTAACGGTAAAGTGAATTTTACCTCTATTTTTCCAGGTTGGTATAATGGAAGAGCTACTCATATTCATGTTCATGTTTACAATGCTGCGGGGCAATCGCTTTTGGTAACTCAAATTGCATTTCCGGAAGCAAGTGACAGCGCGGTTGTGCAAGTAGGCGCAAGTACCGGCTACAAGGGCATGAGCGGATATACTTATAATTCGAATGATAACGTGTTCAGTGATGGAACCTCCAATGAAATGTCCAGTATTTCAGGAAGCGTAAGCGGAGGTTTCGCTCTGACCCATACCATAAAAGTTTCGGCTTAA
- a CDS encoding monovalent cation:proton antiporter-2 (CPA2) family protein, with protein MESSLAMNTLIFLGVAIIMVPLARKLGLSSVIGYIFGGIIIGPYVLRLTGKDVNGIMHASEFGVIMLLFLVGLELEPRKFWEMRKKIVGLGLTQMLLTISLLFLVFISVGWRIDKAISIAMCFALSSTAIVLQTLQEKNNLKTLAGEASFSTLLFQDIAVIPILAILPIIANYKARHNDNEVQILIQKLPEWLQAGTVILGVVILILLGRYVFVPFLRYVSKSGMTELLTASSLFLVIGVSELMVAIGLSPALGAFLAGVMLANSEFRHELEAQIDPFKGLLLAVFFVSVGSTMNFNIIQQDPLFIFSTVFAVLAVKFLVLYAIGKFFKIDTPQTLFYAFALSQVGEFAFVLINYASNLYLLSPELNAQMMAVTAITMCITPFLLIINDKFLTPKFIKEIPEEESAFNILDNDITQKKIIIVGFGHFGSTVGRLLKANKVTATVLDRDSDRVKLLRSYGFKVYYGDATRIPILRAAGIEDAEVLVLCLDDADDNKFIADLVREHYPDVKIFVRAKNRIDAYTYLNNGIDNIYRETLGTAVDMAVDVLHETGMRKYAARRLGQRFMAIDKASIRRLAKAKEDDEILLFTTKEILQREEELLAFDNLNFDNKNWEGSSSTDDEDEEPLV; from the coding sequence ATGGAATCCAGTTTAGCAATGAACACATTAATTTTCTTAGGCGTTGCCATCATTATGGTTCCGCTGGCTAGGAAATTGGGGTTAAGCTCTGTGATCGGCTATATTTTTGGAGGAATTATCATCGGTCCGTACGTTCTCAGATTGACCGGAAAAGATGTTAATGGCATCATGCACGCCAGTGAATTTGGCGTAATTATGCTTTTATTTTTGGTTGGATTGGAACTGGAACCCAGAAAATTCTGGGAAATGCGAAAGAAAATAGTCGGTTTGGGGCTCACACAAATGTTACTTACCATTTCCTTATTATTTCTAGTTTTCATAAGTGTGGGTTGGAGAATTGATAAAGCGATCTCCATTGCGATGTGTTTTGCACTGTCTTCCACAGCTATTGTTTTACAGACCTTACAGGAAAAAAATAACCTGAAGACTCTGGCGGGTGAAGCATCATTTTCTACCCTGCTATTTCAGGATATTGCGGTAATTCCAATTTTGGCAATTTTACCGATTATTGCCAATTATAAAGCAAGACACAACGATAATGAAGTCCAGATCTTAATTCAGAAACTTCCGGAATGGCTGCAGGCCGGAACAGTAATTCTAGGTGTTGTAATTTTGATTTTATTAGGTAGATATGTTTTCGTTCCATTTTTAAGATATGTTTCAAAATCAGGAATGACAGAATTATTAACTGCCTCTTCCCTATTTTTAGTAATCGGCGTTTCAGAATTAATGGTTGCGATTGGGTTATCTCCCGCATTAGGCGCTTTCCTTGCAGGGGTGATGCTGGCGAACAGCGAATTTCGCCATGAATTGGAAGCTCAGATCGATCCTTTCAAAGGGTTATTGCTTGCCGTCTTTTTCGTGAGTGTAGGTTCTACGATGAATTTTAATATTATTCAACAAGATCCGCTTTTCATTTTCAGTACGGTTTTTGCGGTTTTAGCAGTGAAATTTTTAGTTTTATACGCTATTGGAAAATTTTTCAAAATAGATACTCCTCAAACTTTATTTTATGCTTTTGCACTTTCTCAGGTTGGAGAATTTGCTTTTGTTTTAATTAATTATGCTTCAAATTTATATCTTTTAAGTCCGGAACTTAATGCACAAATGATGGCTGTGACGGCAATTACGATGTGTATTACGCCATTTCTTTTAATTATTAATGATAAATTTCTCACTCCAAAATTTATCAAAGAAATTCCTGAGGAAGAAAGTGCTTTTAATATTCTGGACAATGATATTACTCAAAAAAAGATCATCATTGTTGGGTTTGGGCACTTTGGAAGTACCGTTGGTCGATTATTGAAGGCCAATAAAGTTACGGCAACCGTTTTGGACAGAGATTCTGACCGTGTGAAACTTCTGAGAAGTTATGGTTTTAAAGTATATTACGGTGACGCCACAAGAATTCCGATTTTAAGAGCGGCAGGAATTGAAGACGCCGAAGTTTTGGTTTTATGTCTTGATGATGCTGATGATAACAAATTCATTGCAGATCTCGTACGTGAGCATTATCCGGACGTGAAAATTTTTGTCCGAGCAAAAAACAGAATTGACGCCTACACTTATCTTAATAACGGGATTGATAATATTTACCGCGAAACATTAGGAACTGCCGTTGACATGGCCGTTGATGTTCTTCACGAAACAGGAATGAGAAAATATGCTGCAAGACGTCTCGGACAGAGATTTATGGCGATCGATAAAGCGTCTATCAGAAGGTTAGCCAAAGCAAAAGAGGATGATGAAATTCTTCTTTTCACCACAAAAGAAATCCTCCAGCGAGAGGAGGAATTATTGGCTTTTGATAATCTTAATTTTGATAACAAAAACTGGGAAGGCTCCTCATCCACAGATGATGAAGATGAAGAACCTCTTGTTTAA
- a CDS encoding M3 family metallopeptidase: protein MKNITSVLLISALAFNYSCTTMKKTDNQQEIPVPDASLSSNPFMKKSKLQYEAPEFDKIKNEHFKPAFDFGLKQHDAEILKIANNPDAPTFENTIVALEKSGEVLKRTVIIFSNLTSANTNPTLQALDEEYAPIFAAHSDKMYLNDNLYKRIKSIKEDGLDPESKRLVQFYKQNFEIAGANLSSADKEKLKQVNQELASLSTQYSNKLLEARKVGGVFFSDAKELDGLSADEIAAAATDAKTAGKPGQYLLALQNTTQQPLLQNLTNRATREKLFKASWLRAEKGDGNDTRETIEKLAKLRLKKAQILGKKSFAEWKLQDQMAKTPEAATNLMNQIATPAVETARREAKDIQDLIDQQKGGFKVEPWDWNFYAEQVRKAKFDLDENQIKPYFEITTVLEKGVFFAAEKFYGLTFKKRTDLPVYHPDVVTYEVFDHDGKSIAIYYLDFYTRDSKNGGAWMSNFVEQSYLLGTKPVIVNCYNYQKPAPGKPSLISFDDVSTIFHEFGHSIHGMFASQKYPSLSGTSVPRDFVEFPSQINEHWALDPTVLKNYALHYETKQPIPQALVDKIKKAGTFNQGYMTTELVSAAELDMDWHTVTNESQLIPVLDFEKQSLTKHGFTLSTVPPRYHTPYFAHIWGGGYSAGYYAYLWSETLDNDAWEWISKNGGLTRENGDRFRKYILSVGNSVDLNQAFRDFTGHDPDIKPLLRNRGFIK from the coding sequence ATGAAAAATATTACATCGGTATTATTAATTTCTGCATTAGCATTTAATTACTCTTGTACTACAATGAAAAAAACCGATAATCAACAGGAAATTCCTGTACCGGACGCTTCTCTTTCATCAAATCCTTTTATGAAAAAAAGCAAGCTTCAATACGAAGCTCCCGAATTTGATAAAATTAAAAATGAACATTTTAAACCAGCTTTTGATTTTGGGTTAAAACAGCACGACGCTGAAATTTTAAAAATCGCCAACAATCCTGATGCTCCAACTTTTGAAAACACCATCGTTGCTTTAGAAAAAAGTGGTGAAGTGTTGAAAAGAACGGTTATCATATTTTCAAATCTTACAAGTGCGAATACAAACCCAACTTTACAGGCTTTAGACGAAGAATATGCTCCAATTTTTGCAGCGCATTCTGACAAAATGTATTTAAATGATAATCTTTACAAAAGAATTAAATCGATTAAAGAAGATGGTTTAGATCCTGAAAGTAAAAGACTGGTACAATTTTACAAACAGAATTTTGAAATTGCAGGAGCAAATCTTTCTTCTGCGGATAAAGAAAAATTAAAGCAGGTAAACCAAGAATTAGCTTCACTTTCTACTCAATATTCAAATAAACTATTGGAAGCTCGAAAAGTAGGTGGCGTTTTCTTTTCTGATGCAAAAGAATTGGACGGACTTTCCGCTGACGAAATAGCTGCTGCGGCAACCGATGCAAAAACTGCAGGAAAACCCGGTCAATATCTTTTAGCTTTACAAAATACGACTCAACAACCTTTATTGCAAAACCTTACCAACAGAGCAACGAGAGAAAAGTTATTTAAAGCTTCTTGGTTAAGAGCTGAAAAAGGTGACGGAAATGATACCAGAGAAACTATTGAAAAATTAGCAAAATTAAGACTTAAAAAAGCTCAGATTTTAGGTAAGAAAAGTTTTGCAGAATGGAAATTGCAAGATCAGATGGCAAAAACACCTGAAGCTGCAACCAACTTAATGAACCAAATTGCTACTCCGGCTGTAGAAACAGCAAGACGTGAGGCAAAAGACATTCAGGATTTGATCGATCAGCAAAAAGGAGGTTTCAAGGTTGAACCTTGGGACTGGAATTTTTACGCTGAACAGGTAAGAAAAGCGAAATTTGATTTAGATGAAAACCAAATCAAACCTTATTTTGAAATCACAACGGTTTTGGAAAAAGGTGTTTTCTTCGCTGCTGAAAAATTCTATGGACTGACTTTCAAAAAGAGAACAGATCTTCCGGTTTATCATCCTGATGTGGTAACTTATGAAGTTTTCGATCATGATGGAAAATCTATTGCAATTTATTATCTGGATTTCTACACAAGAGATTCTAAAAATGGTGGTGCTTGGATGAGTAATTTTGTTGAACAGTCTTATTTATTAGGAACAAAACCAGTAATTGTAAACTGTTATAATTATCAGAAACCCGCTCCAGGAAAACCTTCATTAATTAGTTTTGATGATGTTTCAACAATTTTCCATGAGTTTGGTCACTCGATTCACGGAATGTTTGCAAGTCAGAAATATCCATCGCTTTCAGGAACAAGTGTACCGAGAGACTTTGTAGAATTTCCGTCGCAAATTAATGAACATTGGGCTTTAGATCCGACTGTTTTAAAGAATTATGCACTTCATTACGAAACAAAACAGCCTATTCCACAAGCTTTGGTTGATAAAATCAAAAAAGCGGGAACATTCAATCAAGGTTATATGACCACAGAATTAGTTTCTGCTGCTGAACTTGATATGGATTGGCATACGGTGACGAATGAAAGTCAATTAATCCCTGTTTTAGATTTTGAAAAACAATCATTAACAAAACACGGGTTTACTTTATCAACCGTTCCACCAAGATATCACACACCTTATTTTGCACACATTTGGGGAGGTGGATATTCAGCAGGATACTACGCTTATTTATGGTCTGAAACATTGGATAACGATGCTTGGGAATGGATTTCAAAGAACGGAGGTTTGACAAGAGAAAATGGGGACCGTTTCAGAAAATATATTCTTTCTGTAGGTAACTCGGTTGATCTTAATCAGGCATTCAGAGATTTCACAGGACATGATCCGGATATTAAGCCTTTATTGAGAAACAGAGGATTTATTAAATAA